In Thermotoga sp. Ku-13t, one genomic interval encodes:
- a CDS encoding glycosyltransferase family 4 protein, whose amino-acid sequence MRKIHVWLVDKYFLPPPIPTKNRYKILLDMEHVTLLVFSSRFSEYDKTKKVETKVLQKNYKNASWVFIPTIGISRATLYISFAFLLFVIALTLLLKNKLKKPDLIIASCPDPFQSFAAFLVSKIIKVPFVVDFRDYWPELLEDKGVIKRDSISYKSLFLLTRILAKFSNGIMAAEDTYLKQYLLTRRVSIDKPIFVRDNLFLDDLDDDGETDILLPEKEEIEKILGGIERLRANKRFVLLLVGRQNIKDENIERIQKALEIINQKAGLIALSNDEKLKKLRISCKDLFIEIYDMLSRQNYVRIINNVDAMLLFVTDKRTKFSSNKAFDAICNGKPVLIGLEKAKRKSESLVEIPGVILFDLDSPEEISSSLERLSELVNDLQVKERLKSFCRSTFVYQKKTFFEFLKTVSCNADKVK is encoded by the coding sequence ATGAGGAAAATTCATGTTTGGCTAGTAGATAAATATTTTCTTCCACCACCAATTCCCACAAAAAACAGATATAAGATCTTGCTGGATATGGAGCATGTTACGCTTTTGGTGTTTTCGTCTCGATTTTCAGAATATGATAAAACTAAGAAAGTTGAAACAAAGGTTCTACAGAAAAATTATAAGAACGCTTCATGGGTATTCATACCCACCATAGGTATTTCAAGGGCAACTCTTTACATCAGTTTTGCGTTTCTCTTATTTGTAATTGCTCTGACACTTTTGTTGAAAAATAAGTTAAAGAAACCTGACTTAATAATTGCTTCCTGTCCGGACCCTTTTCAATCTTTTGCAGCGTTTCTTGTCTCTAAGATCATTAAAGTCCCTTTTGTCGTTGATTTCAGAGATTACTGGCCTGAACTACTCGAAGATAAGGGGGTTATAAAACGGGATAGCATTTCATATAAGTCTCTCTTTCTTTTGACAAGAATCTTAGCAAAGTTCTCGAACGGTATAATGGCTGCAGAGGACACCTATTTAAAGCAGTATCTGCTTACCAGAAGGGTGTCAATAGATAAGCCTATATTCGTTCGAGATAACCTTTTTCTGGATGATCTGGATGATGATGGAGAGACCGACATTCTTCTACCAGAGAAAGAAGAGATAGAAAAGATTCTTGGGGGTATTGAGAGACTTAGGGCGAATAAAAGATTTGTGCTACTGCTGGTAGGAAGACAAAATATTAAGGATGAAAACATTGAGCGCATTCAAAAAGCATTGGAAATAATTAACCAGAAAGCTGGACTCATAGCTTTGTCTAATGATGAAAAGCTTAAGAAGCTAAGAATTTCCTGCAAAGACTTGTTTATTGAGATATATGACATGTTGAGTAGACAAAATTACGTTAGGATAATTAACAACGTTGATGCCATGCTGCTTTTTGTCACAGACAAAAGGACAAAGTTCTCATCTAACAAAGCATTTGATGCTATCTGCAACGGAAAACCAGTCTTAATTGGCCTTGAAAAGGCTAAACGAAAATCGGAATCTCTGGTAGAGATACCTGGCGTGATACTATTCGATTTGGATTCACCAGAAGAAATTAGTAGCTCTCTCGAAAGACTGTCGGAGCTTGTTAACGACCTTCAAGTGAAGGAAAGACTCAAGAGCTTTTGTAGAAGCACTTTTGTATATCAAAAGAAAACATTCTTTGAGTTTTTGAAGACAGTCTCGTGCAATGCTGACAAAGTGAAATAA
- a CDS encoding glycosyltransferase — MRKVLQIITRSDWAGAQKVMYNIVYGLKKYYSEEFEVEVAFGKENGMLIAELEKIGIKYHIINDLVREVSPIKDFKAYLQIKSLIKQNRYDVVHTHSSKAGILGRIAAKRAGVKKVIHTYHGFWGIEQYTGIKRALLILAERIAAKYADYLVLLCKRDLEKAKKWKIGQESQYKIIHNAIIPEERIERGLLRKELNIPDNIKIVGNVARLDRQKNPMRFLRIAEEVVKQRDDVVFVWIGGSVVEDEYGAEVQKYLQEHESLKDKAYILSFRKDANKLMADFDVFLLTSDSEGAPLVVLEAQSLGIPVVSTDVGCVGEMIGNQNVTSDVNKLKHLLLTILEKGKFNNYVLQSYEDFVALHVDIYKGDR; from the coding sequence TTGAGGAAAGTTCTTCAAATTATCACCCGCTCAGACTGGGCAGGCGCTCAAAAAGTCATGTACAACATAGTATACGGTCTAAAAAAATACTATAGCGAAGAATTCGAAGTAGAAGTTGCTTTTGGCAAGGAAAATGGAATGTTAATTGCTGAACTTGAAAAAATAGGCATTAAATACCACATCATAAACGATTTAGTTAGGGAAGTTTCCCCCATAAAAGACTTTAAAGCATACCTTCAAATAAAAAGCCTTATAAAGCAAAACAGATACGATGTAGTTCATACTCACTCATCAAAGGCAGGTATATTAGGTAGAATTGCGGCAAAAAGAGCAGGGGTAAAAAAAGTTATACATACATACCATGGCTTTTGGGGCATAGAGCAATACACCGGCATAAAAAGAGCGTTACTCATCTTAGCTGAGAGAATTGCAGCAAAATATGCAGATTATCTGGTTCTCTTATGCAAGCGCGACTTGGAAAAAGCCAAGAAATGGAAAATAGGTCAAGAGAGTCAATACAAGATAATACACAATGCCATAATTCCTGAAGAACGAATAGAGCGAGGATTATTGAGAAAAGAATTGAACATTCCTGACAATATAAAAATAGTAGGCAACGTAGCACGGCTTGATCGTCAAAAAAATCCAATGAGATTTCTAAGAATAGCGGAGGAAGTCGTAAAGCAAAGAGACGATGTTGTTTTTGTTTGGATAGGTGGCAGTGTAGTTGAAGATGAATACGGTGCAGAGGTTCAAAAGTATCTTCAAGAGCATGAATCGTTGAAAGATAAGGCTTACATTCTATCATTTAGAAAGGATGCCAACAAACTGATGGCAGATTTTGATGTGTTTTTGCTAACATCAGACTCGGAAGGAGCGCCATTAGTTGTGCTTGAGGCGCAAAGTCTGGGAATACCCGTAGTGAGCACCGATGTTGGGTGTGTGGGAGAGATGATTGGAAACCAGAACGTTACTTCAGATGTGAACAAATTAAAGCATCTTTTGTTAACCATTTTAGAAAAAGGAAAGTTCAATAACTACGTTCTTCAAAGCTATGAGGACTTTGTAGCTTTGCATGTTGATATATACAAAGGGGATAGATGA
- a CDS encoding polysaccharide biosynthesis C-terminal domain-containing protein — protein sequence MNTSNRYIAFLLSVSVITGVVQRYNQLSIRMQKKGFAYSFLEISSKVSNVLATLFLAIFVTRSFYAVVWGQIIGNLSVLILGFAIDKQNRRFYLPSIKLINEYLKYGLPMIPSVLLYWALSSVDRIVLRRFSTFSEIGLYSAAFKVNIIFSIFTTGFLAYWKPLAFEKNEKDRNKQFFKRATSLVNFIMFFIGMFALMLKDVIVLIMDKSYRNVTYIMPFLILIPIMTIISETTVMGIYFQKKTYWHIAIASISVVLNYLGNLVLVPSLGARGAAISTGLSYVFLMVLRTYISKRIYPVEYEFGKLISGTLVTIVVAFVYTFSYYLAGFLASLIGIGVLVFLYGNEFRLVVSVLKDVRNRFAGNKVKNN from the coding sequence TTGAACACCTCAAATCGGTATATCGCATTCTTACTTTCAGTCAGTGTTATTACAGGTGTAGTTCAAAGATACAACCAACTTTCAATCAGAATGCAGAAAAAGGGATTTGCATATTCATTTCTGGAGATAAGTAGTAAAGTTTCTAACGTTCTGGCAACATTATTTTTAGCAATCTTCGTTACAAGAAGTTTTTACGCAGTTGTATGGGGACAAATTATTGGAAACCTCTCAGTACTTATTCTTGGTTTTGCAATTGACAAACAAAATAGGCGTTTCTACTTACCCAGTATAAAGCTTATAAATGAATATCTCAAATATGGATTACCAATGATACCTTCGGTACTGCTTTATTGGGCTCTCTCTTCAGTTGACAGGATAGTTTTAAGGCGATTTTCTACATTTTCCGAGATTGGACTGTATAGTGCTGCTTTCAAGGTTAATATAATATTCTCAATTTTTACGACAGGTTTCTTGGCTTATTGGAAACCGCTTGCCTTTGAGAAAAATGAAAAAGATAGAAACAAACAATTTTTTAAACGGGCAACTTCTTTGGTTAACTTTATCATGTTTTTCATTGGTATGTTTGCTCTGATGCTCAAAGATGTTATTGTACTCATTATGGACAAAAGCTATCGGAATGTTACCTATATCATGCCGTTTCTTATACTAATTCCGATCATGACAATAATCTCTGAAACGACCGTTATGGGAATTTATTTCCAAAAAAAGACATATTGGCATATAGCCATTGCTTCCATCTCAGTAGTTTTGAACTACTTAGGCAATCTTGTGCTTGTACCTTCTTTGGGTGCCAGAGGGGCCGCTATTTCAACTGGTCTGTCGTATGTTTTTCTTATGGTTTTAAGGACTTATATATCAAAGAGGATATATCCTGTTGAATACGAGTTCGGAAAGCTAATTTCGGGAACTTTAGTCACGATAGTGGTAGCTTTTGTTTACACTTTTTCGTACTATTTGGCAGGTTTTTTGGCCTCTCTAATCGGTATCGGAGTACTTGTTTTTTTATACGGTAATGAATTTAGACTAGTCGTGTCAGTTTTGAAAGATGTAAGAAATCGTTTTGCAGGAAATAAAGTAAAAAATAACTAG
- a CDS encoding asparagine synthase: MPGFVLEIGSEPLKNFSEEKRKHLLVESIEGKNYYVQRRTIRKFLGDKPFVKTEDFVIVIDGVVLNKNELLSKYVSEDFARVIIDMYKQNGENFFKEFKGSFSGALYDMRNDKWIIWTNHYGDKQVFYYKNKGRLLVASEINFIVDYLRNNKLNYSLNKLGAYCLLTFGYMLEDNTLFNEIRKLKAGHYMVYKDGNLEIKQYYKLDNTPDKSLTEDEIIDGIEKLFRNAVKLEYEKDREYGYRHIASLSGGLDSRMSLYIAHELGFKDILIYCFSQSNYLDEQISKRIASDLGYEYIFKALDNGIYLKNLEEVVAINFGNCIYSGHSHVKNFVDLLNWDRFGILHTGQLGDVVVGTYLTKKKSDPFSIAYSKKLIGKVESLVVGTVNEYENEELFKFCTRGFNGILQGNLPAQEYTEVASPFLDHEFLSFAMKIPIELRKDHYIYFKWILKNRREAAKYKWEKIKAKITTPKIKLFGRIVPVNRLPNLVIRVLLNRRHSMKTKFHMNPLDYWYETSHELRNFLDEHFKRLINYFEEDKELRQDLINLYTNGDTVEKTQTLTFLEAYRRYFLGIEDGDEL, encoded by the coding sequence ATGCCAGGATTTGTGTTAGAAATTGGAAGTGAACCACTTAAAAATTTTTCTGAAGAGAAGAGAAAGCATTTGTTAGTAGAATCGATTGAAGGTAAAAATTACTATGTTCAAAGAAGAACAATAAGGAAATTTTTGGGCGACAAACCGTTTGTTAAAACGGAAGATTTCGTAATTGTAATCGATGGAGTGGTTCTGAACAAGAATGAGCTGCTCAGTAAATACGTGTCGGAAGATTTTGCACGCGTAATCATAGACATGTATAAGCAGAACGGCGAAAACTTTTTCAAGGAGTTCAAGGGGAGTTTTTCTGGTGCTCTGTATGACATGAGGAATGACAAATGGATTATATGGACCAACCATTACGGAGATAAGCAAGTCTTCTATTACAAGAACAAGGGACGTTTGTTGGTAGCTTCCGAAATAAATTTCATTGTTGATTATTTAAGAAACAATAAGCTGAATTACTCGCTCAACAAGCTCGGTGCGTACTGTCTACTAACGTTTGGATACATGCTCGAAGACAATACGCTCTTCAACGAAATAAGAAAATTGAAAGCAGGCCATTACATGGTATACAAGGACGGGAATTTGGAAATCAAGCAGTATTACAAATTGGATAATACTCCAGACAAGTCACTTACAGAAGATGAAATAATAGATGGGATTGAAAAACTTTTCAGAAATGCCGTTAAGCTTGAGTACGAGAAAGACAGAGAGTATGGTTATAGGCACATCGCAAGCCTGAGTGGTGGACTAGACTCAAGAATGAGCCTTTATATCGCGCATGAACTTGGATTCAAAGACATCCTAATATACTGCTTTTCACAATCAAACTACTTGGATGAGCAGATATCAAAGAGGATAGCTTCTGACTTGGGTTACGAATACATCTTCAAGGCTCTTGACAACGGGATTTACTTGAAAAACCTAGAAGAAGTTGTCGCAATCAATTTTGGGAATTGCATTTATTCTGGACATTCCCATGTGAAAAATTTTGTTGACCTATTAAATTGGGATAGATTTGGCATTTTGCACACAGGACAATTGGGAGATGTTGTAGTAGGAACGTACCTCACAAAGAAAAAATCCGACCCCTTCTCAATAGCATACTCTAAAAAATTAATTGGTAAAGTAGAGAGCTTAGTCGTGGGGACGGTCAATGAGTATGAAAACGAGGAACTGTTTAAGTTTTGTACGAGAGGATTTAATGGAATTTTACAGGGGAACCTACCAGCACAAGAATACACGGAAGTAGCGTCACCGTTTTTGGATCATGAGTTTTTGAGCTTTGCCATGAAAATACCCATAGAGTTAAGAAAAGATCACTACATCTACTTTAAATGGATACTTAAAAACCGTAGAGAAGCTGCAAAATATAAATGGGAAAAAATAAAAGCAAAGATAACTACCCCAAAGATAAAGCTCTTTGGAAGGATTGTTCCAGTTAATAGATTACCTAACTTGGTAATTAGGGTTTTACTGAATAGAAGGCACTCGATGAAGACAAAATTTCACATGAACCCGCTTGACTACTGGTACGAAACAAGCCATGAGTTAAGAAATTTTTTAGATGAGCATTTCAAGAGACTTATTAACTATTTTGAAGAAGACAAGGAGCTAAGGCAGGATTTAATCAATCTTTATACAAATGGTGATACAGTAGAAAAGACGCAAACACTTACATTTTTAGAGGCATACAGAAGATATTTCTTAGGAATTGAGGATGGCGATGAATTATAA
- a CDS encoding glycosyltransferase family 4 protein, producing MKVLVITNLAPTKENPMSGIFVVKRLQQYAKFCVDYLAISLGFEERWDVRLLKKLLRKSSYTRLDRLLNVKFEPILIPWNLAKLLLHRTHLIDNAKLTQEYAHRIEFKLSDFQFDLIHAHGMYEIPAAEIAYFLARKHDKPFVVSLHGSDVNLLMPKRKQRYIEILESASKCIFVSNKLLETAKSFGYSGKNAVVIPNGYDPEIFKPMDKNKVRKELGIHKDNYKYVGFVGNLISIKRADKLEKIFNLIAKEIPETFFIVVGDGPLREKIKKETKGLNIIFTGRLPQKDVAKYMNAMDVMVLPSRNEGFGCVVLEAQACGTCVIGSSNGGIPEAIGFEEYVVEEGDNFEERFAQRVVEVLKKGYNAAKLIARAQEYTWRRIVEMEIDVYREVWSRKI from the coding sequence ATGAAAGTTTTGGTCATTACCAATCTTGCACCAACCAAGGAAAATCCCATGTCTGGGATATTCGTGGTGAAAAGGCTTCAACAGTATGCAAAGTTTTGTGTTGATTATCTTGCAATCTCGCTGGGCTTTGAAGAACGCTGGGATGTAAGGCTTTTAAAAAAACTTCTGCGAAAGAGTTCGTATACACGTTTAGATCGATTGCTAAATGTGAAGTTTGAACCTATTTTGATTCCATGGAACCTTGCAAAGCTGCTTTTGCACAGAACACATCTAATCGATAATGCAAAGCTAACACAAGAGTATGCGCACAGAATAGAGTTCAAGCTGAGTGACTTTCAATTTGATCTGATACACGCTCATGGTATGTATGAAATTCCTGCAGCAGAGATCGCGTATTTTTTGGCAAGAAAACATGATAAACCCTTTGTGGTAAGCCTACATGGGAGCGATGTGAACCTGCTCATGCCAAAGAGAAAACAAAGGTATATCGAAATCCTTGAGAGTGCTTCAAAGTGCATCTTTGTGAGCAATAAACTTCTTGAGACTGCGAAATCTTTTGGTTACTCTGGAAAGAACGCGGTTGTTATACCGAACGGATACGATCCAGAAATATTCAAACCGATGGACAAAAACAAAGTGAGGAAAGAGCTGGGAATACACAAAGACAATTATAAATACGTAGGCTTTGTGGGAAATCTCATATCCATAAAGAGGGCAGATAAGTTAGAGAAGATCTTCAATCTTATTGCAAAAGAGATTCCAGAGACGTTCTTCATCGTGGTTGGAGACGGACCGTTGAGGGAAAAAATCAAAAAAGAAACAAAAGGCTTGAACATCATCTTCACAGGAAGACTTCCACAGAAAGATGTGGCAAAATATATGAATGCAATGGACGTGATGGTACTACCAAGCAGAAATGAAGGCTTTGGTTGTGTTGTCCTTGAAGCCCAGGCTTGTGGAACGTGTGTGATAGGAAGCAGCAATGGAGGAATTCCAGAGGCGATAGGGTTTGAAGAATATGTGGTTGAGGAAGGGGACAATTTTGAAGAAAGATTTGCACAAAGGGTGGTAGAAGTTTTGAAAAAAGGTTACAATGCAGCCAAGCTTATAGCAAGAGCACAGGAATATACTTGGAGAAGAATCGTGGAAATGGAGATAGATGTTTATAGAGAAGTTTGGAGTAGGAAAATATAA
- a CDS encoding DUF2922 domain-containing protein codes for MKRLFLDLVDQVEGKRRRITIQSPKEDLTSQQVSDAMDTLISLGVVPSTYTKDRAAIVETTTNEFFNLL; via the coding sequence GTGAAAAGACTGTTTCTTGATCTTGTAGATCAAGTGGAAGGTAAAAGAAGAAGGATAACCATTCAATCACCAAAAGAAGATCTAACAAGCCAGCAAGTTTCAGACGCAATGGACACACTCATAAGCCTTGGAGTAGTACCAAGCACTTACACAAAAGACAGAGCAGCGATAGTAGAAACAACTACTAACGAGTTTTTCAATCTTCTGTAG